One Ananas comosus cultivar F153 unplaced genomic scaffold, ASM154086v1, whole genome shotgun sequence genomic window, AGCACAAACTCTATCTTGGGCTTCTAGTTTTGGGGACCAGAAGTTTACTTGAGCTTCCCAGCATAGCAAAAGTTCCACTGTTTTTGTTTGTCAAGGGCTTAGCTGCTGAATCTAAGAATAAGAAGCTACTCGACAAGCCAGCCAAACAGGCGCTCACAAGCCACAGCTAAAATGCCATAGATATTTAGAGATATCTACTCCTACCAATATCAATCACGCTGGTGATATTCTTTTCATTTacgaaaataaagagaaaaatctaTGAATAATAGGAAGCAAACCAAAAGAGACTTTTACCAAATAATGTTAGAGAAACTTGCTAATATCTTTTGGTAAAATGCAACTCATATGACTATGGCAATAAGCACTTCATATAAGGCCAAAATAAAGTACGAGAGCAGTCAAGAGCAGTCAAATAGCCACGCTGCTCTCAAACAGAGGTTAGGTACAGCGTCGCGTTTAGGCGAAGAAAAGAAGGCAAAAtggaaataattaatattttaattgtgAATTGCACGAACTATAATAGATTACGAGATCTCAAAGTGAAGCTCAGGCCTATCACGTTCCTCTTCTTCCTTGTTCTCGAACTTCGTCTGTGTCCTTTACAAGTCTCTGTTCTTATCCACATATGTTTGTTTCCAACTAAACTTATCTTCCGAAGACAGCAGCAGGTTTCACAAGTCCCCTTCACATAACAGGATCCCCAATCATTGGCTTCCTCACTTTCCAACTCGAACACTTTCTCTACTTGAAGTTTCACATTCTAGAGTTATTTCACTAGCCAAGTAATAAGTTAAGAGAAGTCATATTATTCACCATCaccagcaaactgaccaaaaggAGTTGTTACAGAGTAAATTTTGCTTCTTTGACCTTTTAAACAACAAGAAAATCATCGCACATGTTAAGTAATTACTTGAATCAGTTTACTTGCATAAGTTCAGTTATTACCTCCTCACAACCAGATTCCATCATCACTCTAATAGATCTGGTAACAAGTTCAGTAGCTGCAGCATCAAGAAATGAAGGATAAGATTCCCTGTTGTTCGGCCacaaattgagagagagagagagagagagagagagagagaatttaatCAAGAAAATTGGTTAGAATATAATAATGATACTAAGAACAATGACTGTCTACTTAGACTCTATTTTCTTCCTATGTTATATCCAGTAAGCATAATTCGAAGCATATCGAGAAGGAGTTGGATGAAGGTAGAAtctcaaagagaaaaaaacaaaaaacagaaaGCACGGAGAAGTGATAAATAGATACTCTAAGCATATAGCACCTGGCACTAAAAAACCATCTACCCTGTGCTCACTGCGAACGAATCTTAAGCAAAAATTTGACGGCTCTGTTGCGATTCAACACCTAATGTTTTTATTCATACCTTATAAACTCTTTCATGTTAAAGTTGTTATGCATATTATGTCGCCAACACATCTTTACGAAAAGAGCGATTGAGTAAGGCTACCTAACATTGAGAAGCACTTTGAAGAGAATGACTAGATGAAAAGAAGGGACGAAATGAACAACACCAAAGTCTCTAAAAATTTGCTCAAGTTTCACCAAACTTCGATACATTGCATAAGAGGCTTGAACATCTAAAATGTTCCAATCTTAGTCCCGTCGTTAGCTTCTGTAACCCAGAGAGACAGAAATCAAATGCAACAAGCCAAGTAACTATTCCTAAGCTGGTTAATTGTGCGCATGCGCCAAAAATCCCAATAtagaaaccctaaaatccaaggACTTTAGAATTTGTATATTCGGAGTCGTTCTACATTTTCCGTAACTAAAAGGGATTAGGAATACTGACCGGACATGTCAAAACAAATTTAGATGACGAAAACCGACAATGTGTGAACAATGATTGCATTTGCATTCGccttttaaaagttaaaacccCCTAATACAACAAATCATTGCTTAGcaaaagatatcacctttccaaCAATTATAAGCGATTCAtcataatatttgaaaattctaaCAAATTTTAGAGGAATTGTGCGGGAAAATGAAGGGATCTTTAAGGAGGTGAGATTAGTGCATACCGATTCCTCGGCCTCGGTAGGATTTGATGACGACGAGCATGGCGATGTAGCCTCGGAAGGTGCCGCGATGATCCCCCATCTTGCACACCACCGTGCCCACGCACTTCCCCTTGTGGAACGCCTACGATTTCGCCACATGCACAAAAGCCTAGGAATCAAAAACCCTAACAGCATTGGGAGAGATCGGGGAGAGATCGAGCTAGGGTttctagggagagagagagagagagagagggagggaggggtcGTACGAGGAAGGTGAGGTGAGGCCACAGGTAGACGAAGTAGCGGTAGGTGAAGATGGAGTAGGGCTCGCTGAGCTCGTCGTCGACGAGGGACATGACGAGGGGGAGGTGGTGCTCCCCCCCGTAGCTCACGTACTCGATCTCCGCCGCCGTgaactccgccgccgccgccgccgccggagatcCGCCGCCGcactccgccgccgccatcgccgcgcCGCCCCTCTCGCCGAACCACTCTCCTACAGGTGTGTGTTTGCGTTGCTTCTTCTTAGGGCAAATTGCACTGCAAGTACCTTAACTTTCACcttatttcattttagtcctCATACTTTTTGCTTGCTTGCTCCTCGAAAAAGTatggaaaaagaaaggaaaacttcaaaaaacccccccctgtggtttcgtgctttctcactttagtaccctgtggtttaaaacgtatcaatttgcccccctgtggtttcgtttttttctttttgttatcaattttattattatttttttcttaaatcagtgacaaagttaaaattaaaggatactaaagtgaatattcgataaatatagatggttatctgaagttttttgtatataatttaacgaaatattaacgaaaaagcttccgaaaagataaaaatgaaaccacaggggggcaaattgatacgttttaaaccacagggtgctaaagtgagaatgcacgaaaccacaggggggtttttgaagttttcccaaaaaaaaatttccgagAAAGAAAACTTTCAGTAAAAGTTTCTTTTCCAATTTTTCGATAATTTGATTTTATGAAAAAACTagaattcatggattagagtataaaatctgaatttggagttaagctagaattataattttacatgttggaatTGGAATTGATTTAGAAGAAATCTATTGaaccctacactgtcatttctgAAAATTGCAAGATTTAGCTTTACGAGTTGTGGTTCGTTTGTATCACCGATGTTCATatgcggtggatatccagattagtgtaggatgagtttacgctcgtgctcgGATGCCGaacttattttacagtagtgtgtagactattttggactgtcgggtgccgtcacggttgacggtggacccagatttctgtgtTTTGCCTCAGATTGTGCCAATGGCACGTAAACTTTGGTTCTTAGACCAGTTAGACTCATTTGCATggattacagcctgtgagagtctgattgagctcagcagagacacgcttgcatactcgattgggtcgcgcccacgagtgccgcttcGGAGTCTGACTatatgcttttgcgttgatgtcgtagtgtccgGTTAAGGCATTGCTCTCCACCGGCAgccctcggggtggtgtacggtgtagcttcgacaaccgggacgggtgcgttcaccgTCCCTAGTGAGTTTGGGTCAGAGATCGCATTTTtgttatatctacagatagtcAGTGTTGGTTAGCAAtaatatagtggcatatagctgtagggtttccagctttccttactatctcttacgcacttttctatatatttagtaggtgagccgttgaggtcggtgacagcacccactgaggactacttttttttgcagtagttctcacacccagttgttgaccttttttgcagagccttcgtccgCGGTTGCTGTTATCACCGATTCTGATCGtagaaagggagtcgcgagttagatcccttccagcCTTGCTGCAGTACTAAAGGAGTACCTTTCAGAGATAGTTTTGGACTTTTCTTGTACATACTGTGTTGTTGTCGGGGTACTCGTTGGAGCGAGTTGTGTTGTAGACTTTTTGTATGTACAGAAACCCATCg contains:
- the LOC109704243 gene encoding N-alpha-acetyltransferase MAK3-like, with the protein product MAAAECGGGSPAAAAAAEFTAAEIEYVSYGGEHHLPLVMSLVDDELSEPYSIFTYRYFVYLWPHLTFLAFHKGKCVGTVVCKMGDHRGTFRGYIAMLVVIKSYRGRGIATELVTRSIRVMMESGCEEVTLEAEVTNKGALALYGRLGFIRAKRLYRYYLNGVDAFRLKLLFPRPDPALLSANKDGRHKQHAENSAESSPIYI